A genomic stretch from Xenopus laevis strain J_2021 chromosome 6S, Xenopus_laevis_v10.1, whole genome shotgun sequence includes:
- the dhx30.S gene encoding ATP-dependent RNA helicase DHX30 isoform X1 translates to MAAPWLVNAVLRRLLCRVPGQQIRPRSSGKFEAEPLRREEEEESGAEAAGNMGRKAKGLLREFPEPKSLLHNVVSRALRTSHTSDTLLYIHRSSSGENKVTLKLKWPKYMEIEACGPKKIDAERQAAAMACKIFQNLGLLGPSNQLCKRSKYEELVGQFHTQGHEEEEYWRDPQEYNWEWRDGPDSQTERDLEYRKEEVIPRTQRKDQKANRESRSPSNDLAEDANALQALGQFSQPKSVLATVVQRATSSSNSKDYIHYQCDGGRIKSCQLTLNWPEPLSFMARGRRRIEAENKAAALACQKLKALGLLDTNNKPLSHAKYHQPYVQQLQEEQRKPKRFHVPESVLQRIEDYLYQYPVDPPYPSNQAEEYAEEYTEADYTADMEEAPCSISDVITGRKFRPLSQQEVDKISRTLQDLWRLRQQREVSLLSLPADGQREAIVSAIERHPVVVIAGDTGCGKTTRIPQFILEDAIVRGQGADCNMLITQPRRISAVSVSQRVGHELGPALRRNVGYQVRLESSLPPRGGALLFCTVGVLLKKLQSNPTLEGVSHVLVDEVHERDVNTDFLLILLKKVQQQNPQLKVVLMSATGDNERISKYFGDCPIIRVPGFMYPVQEHYLDDVAAMLGRKADKLIQANMEESALDLDLISSVVQHIADNGPPGGILCFLPGWQEIRGVQQRLEETQPWVKEKFLILPVHSNIPMMDQQSIFQRPPPGVRKIVLATNIAETSVTIDDIVHVVDCGRQKEQRYDLRTKVSCLETSWVSKSNVTQRRGRAGRCQPGFSYHLFTREQHQSMASFQVPEILRTPLESLVLQAKVHVPEMTAVEFLSQALESPDPQAIADAVQLLQEIRVLDSDEQLTLLGQRVSNISTDPKLAKAIVLASIFRCLHPLLVIVACLTRDPFQGGLQNRAQVNRAKKSLSGESCSDHMAYVRALQGWEEILSQRNGSARENFLQTHTLSPGALRFIQGLVAQFSSNVFDAFLVSDASECRDRDSMCNQFSHEKELLKAVLLAGLYPNLVHVKRGFVSKGKFKPNSLLYKTREGAVLLHRTTINRDEKHLTSPWLTYFLAVKSSGSVFVRDSSMVHPLAVLLLADSSVNLIDRGQQLVVSLSDCDLLKLESDSRTIALLNDLRLALSRMVGRSLSQELPDFPAHVQEEHELLISVLVQLLNNTAHCFGDRAESLPEE, encoded by the exons ATGGCGGCTCCCTGGCTTGTCAATGCTGTTCTCCGCCGGCTCCTGTGCAGGGTCCCCGGGCAGCAGATCCGCCCGCGCTCCTCGGGGAAGTTTGAGGCCGAGCCGCTGAGgcgggaggaggaagaggagtcTGGCGCAGAGGCCGCTGGGAACATGGGGAGAA AAGCCAAAGGTTTACTGAGGGAATTCCCGGAGCCCAAGTCGCTGCTGCACAACGTTGTATCCCGAGCCCTACGGACGTCCCACACCAGCGATACGTTACTTTATATCCACAGGAGCAGCTCCGGCGAGAAT AAAGTGACTCTGAAGCTAAAATGGCCCAAATATATGGAAATCGAGGCCTGTGGACCAAAGAAGATCGATGCAGAGCGACAGGCGGCTGCCATGGCCTGTAAGATATTCCAG AACCTGGGCTTGTTGGGCCCCAGTAACCAGCTCTGTAAGAGAAGTAAATACGAGGAGCTGGTCGGCCAGTTTCATACACAGGGGCACGAGGAGGAGGAGTACTGGAGGGATCCACAGGAATATAACTGGGAATGGAGAGATGGACCCGACAGTCAGACGGAAAGGGACCTGGAATACAGAAAAGAAGAGGTTATTCCCAGGACACAAAGAAAGGACCAAAAAGCAAACCGGGAGTCCAG GTCGCCTTCCAATGATTTGGCTGAAGATGCAAATGCCCTTCAAGCTTTGGGTCAGTTCTCCCAACCTAAAAGTGTACTGGCCACAGTGGTTCAGAGAGCGACATCCTCGTCTAATTCTAAG GACTATATCCATTACCAGTGCGATGGAGGAAGGATCAAGTCCTGTCAGCTGACCCTGAATTGGCCGGAGCCTTTAAGTTTTATGGCCAGAGGGAGGCGCCGTATAGAGGCTGAGAATAAAGCAGCTGCACTGGCTTGTCAGAAATTAAAG GCCCTGGGGCTACTCGATACCAACAACAAGCCGCTCTCCCATGCCAAGTACCACCAGCCGTATGTCCAGCAGCTCCAGGAGGAGCAGAGGAAGCCGAAGAGGTTCCATGTTCCTGAGTCTGTGCTGCAGAGAATAGAGGATTACCTGTACCAG TATCCAGTAGATCCCCCTTATCCATCCAACCAGGCGGAGGAATATGCAGAGGAATACACAGAGGcggattacacagcagatatggAGGAGGCTCCCTGCAGTAtcagtgatgtcatcactggCAGGAAGTTCCGCCCACTCTCTCAACAGGAAGTGGACAAGATCAGCCGGACCCTGCAGGATCTCTGGAGGTTGAGGCAGCAGCGGGAGGTTTCACTGTTGAGTCTTCCAGCAGACGGACAGCGTGAGGCCATTGTGTCGGCCATTGAGCGCCACCCTGTGGTGGTTATAGCGGGGGACACCGGCTGTGGAAAGACCACCCGCATCCCTCAGTTTATCCTGGAGGACGCCATTGTTCGTGGACAAGGAGCAGATTGTAACATGTTGATCACTCAGCCCCGGCGCATCAGCGCTGTGTCCGTCTCTCAACGCGTCGGCCATGAGCTGGGCCCTGCGCTGCGCAGGAATGTGGGTTATCAGGTCAGACTGGAGAGCTCGTTGCCTCCCCGCGGAGGGGCCCTCCTCTTCTGCACCGTTGGGGTCTTACTGAAGAAACTGCAGAGCAACCCCACTCTGGAGGGCGTGAGTCACGTTCTGGTGGATGAGGTGCACGAGCGAGATGTCAACACAGACTTTCTCCTCATCCTCCTGAAGAAGGTTCAGCAGCAGAACCCGCAGCTCAAGGTGGTGCTAATGAGCGCCACTGGGGACAATGAGAGAATATCCAAATACTTTGGGGACTGCCCGATTATACGGGTGCCGGGGTTTATGTATCCGGTGCAGGAGCATTACTTGGACGATGTTGCCGCCATGTTGGGCAGAAAGGCTGATAAGCTGATTCAG GCCAATATGGAGGAATCTGCACTTGACCTGGATCTGATCAGCAGCGTCGTCCAACATATTGCTGACAATGGGCCGCCAG GGGGGATTCTCTGTTTCCTTCCCGGCTGGCAGGAGATTCGGGGGGTGCAGCAGAGACTGGAGGAGACTCAGCCGTGGGTCAAGGAGAAGTTTCTCATTTTACCAG TTCACTCCAACATTCCCATGATGGACCAGCAGAGCATCTTCCAGCGGCCGCCCCCTGGAGTCCGTAAGATCGTCCTGGCCACTAACATCGCTGAGACGTCGGTCACTATTGATGACATTGTACATGTGGTGGACTGCGGGCGGCAGAAGGAGCAGCGCTATGACCTCAGGACTAAG GTTTCCTGCTTGGAGACTTCATGGGTCTCTAAATCCAATGTGACTCAGAGACGTGGGAGAGCCGGGAGGTGCCAGCCGGGATTCTCTTATCATCTCTTCACTCGCGAGCAGCACCAATCAATGGCCTCCTTCCAAGTCCCCGAGATCCTGCGCACCCCCCTGGAGAGCCTGGTACTGCAGGCCAAGGTTCATGTTCCGGAGATGACG GCGGTGGAGTTCCTGTCTCAAGCTTTGGAAAGTCCAGACCCCCAGGCGATTGCTGATGCAGTGCAACTCCTGCAGGAAATCC GGGTGCTGGATAGTGACGAGCAGCTGACGTTACTGGGCCAGAGAGTCTCCAACATCTCCACTGATCCCAAACTGGCCAAAGCCATCGTCCTGGCCTCCATCTTCCGCTGCCTCCATCCCCTGCTCGTTATTGTTGCCTGTCTCACCAGAGACCCCTTCCAGGGTGGGCTGCAGAATAGAGCGCAGGTCAACAGA GCAAAGAAGTCCCTGAGTGGAGAGTCGTGCAGTGATCACATGGCGTATGTACGAGCGTTACAGGGATGGGAAGAGATTCTGAGTCAGAGAAACGGCAGCGCCAGAGAGAACTTCCTCCAGACCCACACGCTCTCCCCCGGGGCCCTGCGCTTCATCCAAG GTCTTGTCGCGCAGTTTTCTTCCAATGTGTTCGATGCCTTCCTGGTGTCTGATGCCTCCGAGTGCAGAGACCGCGACTCAATGTGTAACCAGTTTAGCCACGAGAAGGAGCTGCTGAAGGCTGTGCTGCTGGCTGGGCTCTACCCAAACCTTGTCCAC GTCAAGCGCGGATTTGTGAGCAAAGGGAAATTCAAGCCCAACAGCCTCTTGTATAAGACGAGGGAAGGGGCTGTTCTCCTCCACAGGACGACCATTAACAG GGATGAGAAGCACCTCACTAGCCCGTGGCTCACTTATTTTCTGGCAGTCAAGTCCAGCGGCAGCGTCTTTGTGCGGGACAGTTCCATGGTGCACCCCCTGGCCGTGCTGCTATTGGCTGACAGCTCTGTCAATCTGATAG ATCGGGGTCAGCAACTGGTGGTCAGCCTGTCAGACTGTGACCTCCTGAAGCTGGAAAGTGACAGTCGCACTATTGCGCTGCTGAATGATTTGCGCCTGGCCCTGTCGCGCATGGTGGGGCGGAGCCTGAGCCAAGAGCTGCCGGACTTTCCTGCTCATGTACAAGAGGAGCACGAGCTTCTGATCTCCGTATTGGTTCAGCTTCTGAACAACACCGCCCACTGCTTTGGGGACAGAGCGGAAAGTCTCCCCGAGGAATGA
- the dhx30.S gene encoding ATP-dependent RNA helicase DHX30 isoform X3, with translation MEIEACGPKKIDAERQAAAMACKIFQNLGLLGPSNQLCKRSKYEELVGQFHTQGHEEEEYWRDPQEYNWEWRDGPDSQTERDLEYRKEEVIPRTQRKDQKANRESRSPSNDLAEDANALQALGQFSQPKSVLATVVQRATSSSNSKDYIHYQCDGGRIKSCQLTLNWPEPLSFMARGRRRIEAENKAAALACQKLKALGLLDTNNKPLSHAKYHQPYVQQLQEEQRKPKRFHVPESVLQRIEDYLYQYPVDPPYPSNQAEEYAEEYTEADYTADMEEAPCSISDVITGRKFRPLSQQEVDKISRTLQDLWRLRQQREVSLLSLPADGQREAIVSAIERHPVVVIAGDTGCGKTTRIPQFILEDAIVRGQGADCNMLITQPRRISAVSVSQRVGHELGPALRRNVGYQVRLESSLPPRGGALLFCTVGVLLKKLQSNPTLEGVSHVLVDEVHERDVNTDFLLILLKKVQQQNPQLKVVLMSATGDNERISKYFGDCPIIRVPGFMYPVQEHYLDDVAAMLGRKADKLIQANMEESALDLDLISSVVQHIADNGPPGGILCFLPGWQEIRGVQQRLEETQPWVKEKFLILPVHSNIPMMDQQSIFQRPPPGVRKIVLATNIAETSVTIDDIVHVVDCGRQKEQRYDLRTKVSCLETSWVSKSNVTQRRGRAGRCQPGFSYHLFTREQHQSMASFQVPEILRTPLESLVLQAKVHVPEMTAVEFLSQALESPDPQAIADAVQLLQEIRVLDSDEQLTLLGQRVSNISTDPKLAKAIVLASIFRCLHPLLVIVACLTRDPFQGGLQNRAQVNRAKKSLSGESCSDHMAYVRALQGWEEILSQRNGSARENFLQTHTLSPGALRFIQGLVAQFSSNVFDAFLVSDASECRDRDSMCNQFSHEKELLKAVLLAGLYPNLVHVKRGFVSKGKFKPNSLLYKTREGAVLLHRTTINRDEKHLTSPWLTYFLAVKSSGSVFVRDSSMVHPLAVLLLADSSVNLIDRGQQLVVSLSDCDLLKLESDSRTIALLNDLRLALSRMVGRSLSQELPDFPAHVQEEHELLISVLVQLLNNTAHCFGDRAESLPEE, from the exons ATGGAAATCGAGGCCTGTGGACCAAAGAAGATCGATGCAGAGCGACAGGCGGCTGCCATGGCCTGTAAGATATTCCAG AACCTGGGCTTGTTGGGCCCCAGTAACCAGCTCTGTAAGAGAAGTAAATACGAGGAGCTGGTCGGCCAGTTTCATACACAGGGGCACGAGGAGGAGGAGTACTGGAGGGATCCACAGGAATATAACTGGGAATGGAGAGATGGACCCGACAGTCAGACGGAAAGGGACCTGGAATACAGAAAAGAAGAGGTTATTCCCAGGACACAAAGAAAGGACCAAAAAGCAAACCGGGAGTCCAG GTCGCCTTCCAATGATTTGGCTGAAGATGCAAATGCCCTTCAAGCTTTGGGTCAGTTCTCCCAACCTAAAAGTGTACTGGCCACAGTGGTTCAGAGAGCGACATCCTCGTCTAATTCTAAG GACTATATCCATTACCAGTGCGATGGAGGAAGGATCAAGTCCTGTCAGCTGACCCTGAATTGGCCGGAGCCTTTAAGTTTTATGGCCAGAGGGAGGCGCCGTATAGAGGCTGAGAATAAAGCAGCTGCACTGGCTTGTCAGAAATTAAAG GCCCTGGGGCTACTCGATACCAACAACAAGCCGCTCTCCCATGCCAAGTACCACCAGCCGTATGTCCAGCAGCTCCAGGAGGAGCAGAGGAAGCCGAAGAGGTTCCATGTTCCTGAGTCTGTGCTGCAGAGAATAGAGGATTACCTGTACCAG TATCCAGTAGATCCCCCTTATCCATCCAACCAGGCGGAGGAATATGCAGAGGAATACACAGAGGcggattacacagcagatatggAGGAGGCTCCCTGCAGTAtcagtgatgtcatcactggCAGGAAGTTCCGCCCACTCTCTCAACAGGAAGTGGACAAGATCAGCCGGACCCTGCAGGATCTCTGGAGGTTGAGGCAGCAGCGGGAGGTTTCACTGTTGAGTCTTCCAGCAGACGGACAGCGTGAGGCCATTGTGTCGGCCATTGAGCGCCACCCTGTGGTGGTTATAGCGGGGGACACCGGCTGTGGAAAGACCACCCGCATCCCTCAGTTTATCCTGGAGGACGCCATTGTTCGTGGACAAGGAGCAGATTGTAACATGTTGATCACTCAGCCCCGGCGCATCAGCGCTGTGTCCGTCTCTCAACGCGTCGGCCATGAGCTGGGCCCTGCGCTGCGCAGGAATGTGGGTTATCAGGTCAGACTGGAGAGCTCGTTGCCTCCCCGCGGAGGGGCCCTCCTCTTCTGCACCGTTGGGGTCTTACTGAAGAAACTGCAGAGCAACCCCACTCTGGAGGGCGTGAGTCACGTTCTGGTGGATGAGGTGCACGAGCGAGATGTCAACACAGACTTTCTCCTCATCCTCCTGAAGAAGGTTCAGCAGCAGAACCCGCAGCTCAAGGTGGTGCTAATGAGCGCCACTGGGGACAATGAGAGAATATCCAAATACTTTGGGGACTGCCCGATTATACGGGTGCCGGGGTTTATGTATCCGGTGCAGGAGCATTACTTGGACGATGTTGCCGCCATGTTGGGCAGAAAGGCTGATAAGCTGATTCAG GCCAATATGGAGGAATCTGCACTTGACCTGGATCTGATCAGCAGCGTCGTCCAACATATTGCTGACAATGGGCCGCCAG GGGGGATTCTCTGTTTCCTTCCCGGCTGGCAGGAGATTCGGGGGGTGCAGCAGAGACTGGAGGAGACTCAGCCGTGGGTCAAGGAGAAGTTTCTCATTTTACCAG TTCACTCCAACATTCCCATGATGGACCAGCAGAGCATCTTCCAGCGGCCGCCCCCTGGAGTCCGTAAGATCGTCCTGGCCACTAACATCGCTGAGACGTCGGTCACTATTGATGACATTGTACATGTGGTGGACTGCGGGCGGCAGAAGGAGCAGCGCTATGACCTCAGGACTAAG GTTTCCTGCTTGGAGACTTCATGGGTCTCTAAATCCAATGTGACTCAGAGACGTGGGAGAGCCGGGAGGTGCCAGCCGGGATTCTCTTATCATCTCTTCACTCGCGAGCAGCACCAATCAATGGCCTCCTTCCAAGTCCCCGAGATCCTGCGCACCCCCCTGGAGAGCCTGGTACTGCAGGCCAAGGTTCATGTTCCGGAGATGACG GCGGTGGAGTTCCTGTCTCAAGCTTTGGAAAGTCCAGACCCCCAGGCGATTGCTGATGCAGTGCAACTCCTGCAGGAAATCC GGGTGCTGGATAGTGACGAGCAGCTGACGTTACTGGGCCAGAGAGTCTCCAACATCTCCACTGATCCCAAACTGGCCAAAGCCATCGTCCTGGCCTCCATCTTCCGCTGCCTCCATCCCCTGCTCGTTATTGTTGCCTGTCTCACCAGAGACCCCTTCCAGGGTGGGCTGCAGAATAGAGCGCAGGTCAACAGA GCAAAGAAGTCCCTGAGTGGAGAGTCGTGCAGTGATCACATGGCGTATGTACGAGCGTTACAGGGATGGGAAGAGATTCTGAGTCAGAGAAACGGCAGCGCCAGAGAGAACTTCCTCCAGACCCACACGCTCTCCCCCGGGGCCCTGCGCTTCATCCAAG GTCTTGTCGCGCAGTTTTCTTCCAATGTGTTCGATGCCTTCCTGGTGTCTGATGCCTCCGAGTGCAGAGACCGCGACTCAATGTGTAACCAGTTTAGCCACGAGAAGGAGCTGCTGAAGGCTGTGCTGCTGGCTGGGCTCTACCCAAACCTTGTCCAC GTCAAGCGCGGATTTGTGAGCAAAGGGAAATTCAAGCCCAACAGCCTCTTGTATAAGACGAGGGAAGGGGCTGTTCTCCTCCACAGGACGACCATTAACAG GGATGAGAAGCACCTCACTAGCCCGTGGCTCACTTATTTTCTGGCAGTCAAGTCCAGCGGCAGCGTCTTTGTGCGGGACAGTTCCATGGTGCACCCCCTGGCCGTGCTGCTATTGGCTGACAGCTCTGTCAATCTGATAG ATCGGGGTCAGCAACTGGTGGTCAGCCTGTCAGACTGTGACCTCCTGAAGCTGGAAAGTGACAGTCGCACTATTGCGCTGCTGAATGATTTGCGCCTGGCCCTGTCGCGCATGGTGGGGCGGAGCCTGAGCCAAGAGCTGCCGGACTTTCCTGCTCATGTACAAGAGGAGCACGAGCTTCTGATCTCCGTATTGGTTCAGCTTCTGAACAACACCGCCCACTGCTTTGGGGACAGAGCGGAAAGTCTCCCCGAGGAATGA
- the dhx30.S gene encoding ATP-dependent RNA helicase DHX30 isoform X2 — MPVCVFVVQQHARWVGNNETPLVGTALVPSHGEAKGLLREFPEPKSLLHNVVSRALRTSHTSDTLLYIHRSSSGENKVTLKLKWPKYMEIEACGPKKIDAERQAAAMACKIFQNLGLLGPSNQLCKRSKYEELVGQFHTQGHEEEEYWRDPQEYNWEWRDGPDSQTERDLEYRKEEVIPRTQRKDQKANRESRSPSNDLAEDANALQALGQFSQPKSVLATVVQRATSSSNSKDYIHYQCDGGRIKSCQLTLNWPEPLSFMARGRRRIEAENKAAALACQKLKALGLLDTNNKPLSHAKYHQPYVQQLQEEQRKPKRFHVPESVLQRIEDYLYQYPVDPPYPSNQAEEYAEEYTEADYTADMEEAPCSISDVITGRKFRPLSQQEVDKISRTLQDLWRLRQQREVSLLSLPADGQREAIVSAIERHPVVVIAGDTGCGKTTRIPQFILEDAIVRGQGADCNMLITQPRRISAVSVSQRVGHELGPALRRNVGYQVRLESSLPPRGGALLFCTVGVLLKKLQSNPTLEGVSHVLVDEVHERDVNTDFLLILLKKVQQQNPQLKVVLMSATGDNERISKYFGDCPIIRVPGFMYPVQEHYLDDVAAMLGRKADKLIQANMEESALDLDLISSVVQHIADNGPPGGILCFLPGWQEIRGVQQRLEETQPWVKEKFLILPVHSNIPMMDQQSIFQRPPPGVRKIVLATNIAETSVTIDDIVHVVDCGRQKEQRYDLRTKVSCLETSWVSKSNVTQRRGRAGRCQPGFSYHLFTREQHQSMASFQVPEILRTPLESLVLQAKVHVPEMTAVEFLSQALESPDPQAIADAVQLLQEIRVLDSDEQLTLLGQRVSNISTDPKLAKAIVLASIFRCLHPLLVIVACLTRDPFQGGLQNRAQVNRAKKSLSGESCSDHMAYVRALQGWEEILSQRNGSARENFLQTHTLSPGALRFIQGLVAQFSSNVFDAFLVSDASECRDRDSMCNQFSHEKELLKAVLLAGLYPNLVHVKRGFVSKGKFKPNSLLYKTREGAVLLHRTTINRDEKHLTSPWLTYFLAVKSSGSVFVRDSSMVHPLAVLLLADSSVNLIDRGQQLVVSLSDCDLLKLESDSRTIALLNDLRLALSRMVGRSLSQELPDFPAHVQEEHELLISVLVQLLNNTAHCFGDRAESLPEE, encoded by the exons atgcctgtgtgtgtgtttgtagttcagcaacatgcACGTTGGGTTGGAAATAACGAGACGCCATTAGTAGGAACTGCCCTTGTCCCATCCCATGGGG AAGCCAAAGGTTTACTGAGGGAATTCCCGGAGCCCAAGTCGCTGCTGCACAACGTTGTATCCCGAGCCCTACGGACGTCCCACACCAGCGATACGTTACTTTATATCCACAGGAGCAGCTCCGGCGAGAAT AAAGTGACTCTGAAGCTAAAATGGCCCAAATATATGGAAATCGAGGCCTGTGGACCAAAGAAGATCGATGCAGAGCGACAGGCGGCTGCCATGGCCTGTAAGATATTCCAG AACCTGGGCTTGTTGGGCCCCAGTAACCAGCTCTGTAAGAGAAGTAAATACGAGGAGCTGGTCGGCCAGTTTCATACACAGGGGCACGAGGAGGAGGAGTACTGGAGGGATCCACAGGAATATAACTGGGAATGGAGAGATGGACCCGACAGTCAGACGGAAAGGGACCTGGAATACAGAAAAGAAGAGGTTATTCCCAGGACACAAAGAAAGGACCAAAAAGCAAACCGGGAGTCCAG GTCGCCTTCCAATGATTTGGCTGAAGATGCAAATGCCCTTCAAGCTTTGGGTCAGTTCTCCCAACCTAAAAGTGTACTGGCCACAGTGGTTCAGAGAGCGACATCCTCGTCTAATTCTAAG GACTATATCCATTACCAGTGCGATGGAGGAAGGATCAAGTCCTGTCAGCTGACCCTGAATTGGCCGGAGCCTTTAAGTTTTATGGCCAGAGGGAGGCGCCGTATAGAGGCTGAGAATAAAGCAGCTGCACTGGCTTGTCAGAAATTAAAG GCCCTGGGGCTACTCGATACCAACAACAAGCCGCTCTCCCATGCCAAGTACCACCAGCCGTATGTCCAGCAGCTCCAGGAGGAGCAGAGGAAGCCGAAGAGGTTCCATGTTCCTGAGTCTGTGCTGCAGAGAATAGAGGATTACCTGTACCAG TATCCAGTAGATCCCCCTTATCCATCCAACCAGGCGGAGGAATATGCAGAGGAATACACAGAGGcggattacacagcagatatggAGGAGGCTCCCTGCAGTAtcagtgatgtcatcactggCAGGAAGTTCCGCCCACTCTCTCAACAGGAAGTGGACAAGATCAGCCGGACCCTGCAGGATCTCTGGAGGTTGAGGCAGCAGCGGGAGGTTTCACTGTTGAGTCTTCCAGCAGACGGACAGCGTGAGGCCATTGTGTCGGCCATTGAGCGCCACCCTGTGGTGGTTATAGCGGGGGACACCGGCTGTGGAAAGACCACCCGCATCCCTCAGTTTATCCTGGAGGACGCCATTGTTCGTGGACAAGGAGCAGATTGTAACATGTTGATCACTCAGCCCCGGCGCATCAGCGCTGTGTCCGTCTCTCAACGCGTCGGCCATGAGCTGGGCCCTGCGCTGCGCAGGAATGTGGGTTATCAGGTCAGACTGGAGAGCTCGTTGCCTCCCCGCGGAGGGGCCCTCCTCTTCTGCACCGTTGGGGTCTTACTGAAGAAACTGCAGAGCAACCCCACTCTGGAGGGCGTGAGTCACGTTCTGGTGGATGAGGTGCACGAGCGAGATGTCAACACAGACTTTCTCCTCATCCTCCTGAAGAAGGTTCAGCAGCAGAACCCGCAGCTCAAGGTGGTGCTAATGAGCGCCACTGGGGACAATGAGAGAATATCCAAATACTTTGGGGACTGCCCGATTATACGGGTGCCGGGGTTTATGTATCCGGTGCAGGAGCATTACTTGGACGATGTTGCCGCCATGTTGGGCAGAAAGGCTGATAAGCTGATTCAG GCCAATATGGAGGAATCTGCACTTGACCTGGATCTGATCAGCAGCGTCGTCCAACATATTGCTGACAATGGGCCGCCAG GGGGGATTCTCTGTTTCCTTCCCGGCTGGCAGGAGATTCGGGGGGTGCAGCAGAGACTGGAGGAGACTCAGCCGTGGGTCAAGGAGAAGTTTCTCATTTTACCAG TTCACTCCAACATTCCCATGATGGACCAGCAGAGCATCTTCCAGCGGCCGCCCCCTGGAGTCCGTAAGATCGTCCTGGCCACTAACATCGCTGAGACGTCGGTCACTATTGATGACATTGTACATGTGGTGGACTGCGGGCGGCAGAAGGAGCAGCGCTATGACCTCAGGACTAAG GTTTCCTGCTTGGAGACTTCATGGGTCTCTAAATCCAATGTGACTCAGAGACGTGGGAGAGCCGGGAGGTGCCAGCCGGGATTCTCTTATCATCTCTTCACTCGCGAGCAGCACCAATCAATGGCCTCCTTCCAAGTCCCCGAGATCCTGCGCACCCCCCTGGAGAGCCTGGTACTGCAGGCCAAGGTTCATGTTCCGGAGATGACG GCGGTGGAGTTCCTGTCTCAAGCTTTGGAAAGTCCAGACCCCCAGGCGATTGCTGATGCAGTGCAACTCCTGCAGGAAATCC GGGTGCTGGATAGTGACGAGCAGCTGACGTTACTGGGCCAGAGAGTCTCCAACATCTCCACTGATCCCAAACTGGCCAAAGCCATCGTCCTGGCCTCCATCTTCCGCTGCCTCCATCCCCTGCTCGTTATTGTTGCCTGTCTCACCAGAGACCCCTTCCAGGGTGGGCTGCAGAATAGAGCGCAGGTCAACAGA GCAAAGAAGTCCCTGAGTGGAGAGTCGTGCAGTGATCACATGGCGTATGTACGAGCGTTACAGGGATGGGAAGAGATTCTGAGTCAGAGAAACGGCAGCGCCAGAGAGAACTTCCTCCAGACCCACACGCTCTCCCCCGGGGCCCTGCGCTTCATCCAAG GTCTTGTCGCGCAGTTTTCTTCCAATGTGTTCGATGCCTTCCTGGTGTCTGATGCCTCCGAGTGCAGAGACCGCGACTCAATGTGTAACCAGTTTAGCCACGAGAAGGAGCTGCTGAAGGCTGTGCTGCTGGCTGGGCTCTACCCAAACCTTGTCCAC GTCAAGCGCGGATTTGTGAGCAAAGGGAAATTCAAGCCCAACAGCCTCTTGTATAAGACGAGGGAAGGGGCTGTTCTCCTCCACAGGACGACCATTAACAG GGATGAGAAGCACCTCACTAGCCCGTGGCTCACTTATTTTCTGGCAGTCAAGTCCAGCGGCAGCGTCTTTGTGCGGGACAGTTCCATGGTGCACCCCCTGGCCGTGCTGCTATTGGCTGACAGCTCTGTCAATCTGATAG ATCGGGGTCAGCAACTGGTGGTCAGCCTGTCAGACTGTGACCTCCTGAAGCTGGAAAGTGACAGTCGCACTATTGCGCTGCTGAATGATTTGCGCCTGGCCCTGTCGCGCATGGTGGGGCGGAGCCTGAGCCAAGAGCTGCCGGACTTTCCTGCTCATGTACAAGAGGAGCACGAGCTTCTGATCTCCGTATTGGTTCAGCTTCTGAACAACACCGCCCACTGCTTTGGGGACAGAGCGGAAAGTCTCCCCGAGGAATGA